In Jejubacter calystegiae, the following are encoded in one genomic region:
- the macB gene encoding macrolide ABC transporter ATP-binding protein/permease MacB encodes MSALLELEDIRRSYPSGEGRIEVLKGITLSIEAGEMVAIMGASGSGKSTLMNILGCLDTPSAGHYRVAGVDVAQLDGDQLARLRREHFGFIFQRYHLLSHLSASQNVEVPAIYAGTPVAQRQKRACELLSRLGLEERVDYQPTQLSGGQQQRVSIARALMNGGQVILADEPTGALDSHSSAEVMATLRQLRDRGHTVIIVTHDPEVAAQAERIIEIRDGEIVSNPPPLSREAASRPEPHIPASAWRLLPAFQESLRMAWLAMAANKMRTLLTMLGIIIGIASVVSIVVVGDAAQQRVLADIRSIGTNTIDVYPGRDFGDDDPQYQQSLSYDDMVAISRQSWVSSATPSVSKNLRVRYGSKDAAASVNGVSSQYFDVYGMGFSEGGTFNQAQLDSRAQVVVVDSNTRRQLFPDRASVLGEVILVGNMPATIIGVAEEKQSMFGSSKVLRVWLPWSTMTGRVTGQSWLNNITVRVKEGYPSDEAERQVASLLELRHGKRDFFTYNMDELLKTAERTTATLQLFLTLVAVISLLVGGIGVMNIMLVSVTERTREIGIRMAVGARAGDVLRQFLIESVLVCLVGGALGVGLSLLIALLLQVALPDWAPGFSPLALMMAFLCSTLTGVLFGWLPARRAARLNPVDALARE; translated from the coding sequence ATGAGTGCGCTGCTTGAGCTGGAGGATATCCGCCGCAGTTATCCTTCCGGCGAGGGACGTATTGAAGTCCTGAAGGGGATAACGCTCAGCATCGAAGCCGGTGAGATGGTGGCGATTATGGGGGCATCCGGCTCCGGTAAGTCGACGCTGATGAACATCCTGGGCTGCCTGGATACCCCCAGCGCCGGACATTACCGGGTGGCGGGCGTGGATGTGGCGCAGCTTGATGGCGACCAACTGGCCCGTCTGCGGCGTGAGCATTTCGGTTTTATCTTCCAGCGCTATCATCTGCTGTCGCACCTGAGCGCCAGCCAGAATGTGGAGGTCCCCGCTATCTATGCCGGGACGCCGGTCGCCCAGCGTCAGAAGCGGGCGTGCGAGCTGCTGTCCCGACTGGGGCTTGAGGAGCGGGTGGATTATCAACCCACCCAGCTTTCCGGAGGCCAGCAGCAGCGCGTTAGCATTGCCAGGGCATTGATGAATGGCGGCCAGGTGATCCTGGCGGATGAACCCACCGGGGCGCTGGACAGCCACTCCAGCGCGGAAGTGATGGCGACCCTGCGTCAGCTGCGCGATCGCGGTCATACGGTGATTATTGTGACCCACGATCCGGAAGTGGCGGCTCAGGCGGAGCGAATTATCGAGATCCGCGACGGCGAAATTGTCAGTAATCCACCGCCGCTGTCCCGCGAAGCGGCCTCTCGCCCCGAGCCGCATATTCCCGCCAGCGCCTGGCGGCTGCTGCCTGCGTTTCAGGAGTCCCTGCGCATGGCGTGGCTGGCCATGGCGGCCAATAAGATGCGCACGCTGCTGACCATGCTGGGCATCATTATTGGTATCGCCTCTGTGGTTTCTATCGTGGTGGTAGGGGATGCGGCCCAGCAGCGGGTACTGGCCGATATTCGTTCTATTGGCACCAACACCATTGACGTTTACCCCGGCCGCGATTTCGGTGATGACGATCCCCAGTACCAGCAGTCCCTCAGCTATGACGATATGGTGGCCATCAGTCGCCAGTCGTGGGTCAGTTCCGCCACGCCGTCGGTATCGAAAAACCTGCGGGTACGCTACGGCAGTAAAGATGCCGCCGCCAGCGTTAACGGCGTAAGCAGCCAGTATTTCGATGTCTACGGCATGGGCTTTAGCGAAGGGGGAACCTTCAACCAGGCACAGCTGGACTCCCGCGCTCAGGTGGTGGTGGTTGACAGCAACACCCGGCGTCAGCTATTCCCCGATCGCGCCAGCGTGCTGGGAGAGGTGATTCTGGTGGGCAATATGCCAGCGACCATTATTGGCGTGGCGGAAGAGAAACAGTCGATGTTTGGCAGCAGCAAGGTGCTGCGGGTCTGGCTTCCCTGGAGTACCATGACAGGCCGGGTGACGGGCCAGAGCTGGCTGAACAATATCACCGTGCGGGTGAAAGAAGGCTATCCCAGCGATGAAGCGGAGCGTCAGGTAGCCAGCCTGCTGGAATTGCGCCATGGTAAGCGAGATTTTTTCACTTATAACATGGACGAGCTCTTGAAAACGGCGGAAAGGACCACAGCTACATTACAGCTGTTTCTGACGCTGGTGGCGGTGATTTCGCTGCTGGTGGGCGGTATCGGCGTGATGAACATCATGCTGGTTTCGGTGACAGAACGCACCCGGGAGATTGGCATCCGGATGGCGGTGGGGGCCCGGGCGGGCGATGTACTGCGGCAGTTCCTGATCGAATCGGTGCTGGTTTGTCTGGTCGGCGGGGCGCTGGGTGTCGGGCTGTCGCTATTGATTGCGCTGTTGTTGCAGGTGGCGCTGCCGGACTGGGCGCCAGGCTTTTCGCCGCTGGCGCTGATGATGGCGTTTCTGTGCTCGACGTTAACGGGCGTGCTGTTTGGCTGGCTGCCGGCACGGCGGGCGGCGAGGTTAAATCCGGTGGATGCCCTGGCGCGGGAATAA
- the cspD gene encoding cold shock-like protein CspD encodes METGTVKWFNNAKGFGFICPEGGGEDIFAHYSTIQMDGYRTLKAGQAVRFDVHQGPKGNHASVIVPVEAEAVA; translated from the coding sequence ATGGAAACGGGTACTGTTAAATGGTTCAATAACGCCAAAGGGTTTGGGTTCATCTGCCCTGAAGGCGGCGGCGAAGATATTTTCGCTCACTATTCCACCATCCAGATGGATGGTTACAGGACGCTCAAAGCCGGGCAAGCCGTCCGGTTCGATGTACATCAGGGCCCTAAAGGCAACCATGCCAGCGTCATCGTGCCTGTCGAAGCCGAAGCGGTCGCGTAA
- the clpS gene encoding ATP-dependent Clp protease adapter ClpS — protein MGKTNDWLEFDHLVDEKALDALKPPSMYKVILVNDDYTPMEFVIDVLQKFFSYDVERATQLMLAVHYQGKAICGVFTAEVAETKVAMVNKYAKENEHPLLCTLEQA, from the coding sequence ATGGGTAAGACAAACGACTGGTTGGAATTTGACCATCTGGTGGATGAAAAAGCGCTTGATGCGCTAAAGCCTCCATCTATGTATAAAGTTATATTGGTGAACGACGATTACACGCCAATGGAATTTGTGATTGACGTGCTACAAAAGTTCTTTTCTTATGATGTAGAACGTGCAACGCAACTGATGCTTGCGGTTCACTATCAGGGCAAGGCCATCTGCGGTGTTTTCACCGCTGAGGTGGCGGAAACCAAGGTTGCGATGGTGAACAAATATGCGAAGGAGAATGAGCATCCGTTGCTGTGTACGCTGGAACAGGCCTGA
- the clpA gene encoding ATP-dependent Clp protease ATP-binding subunit ClpA — MLNQELELSLNMAFARAREHRHEFMTVEHLLLALLSNPSAREALEACSVDLVALRQELEAFIEQTTPVLPESVEERDTQPTLSFQRVLQRAVFHVQSSGRSEVTGANVLVAIFSEQESQAAYLLRKHEVSRLDVVNFISHGTRKDEPNQSGNSAENPVNDEQAGGEERMENFTTNLNQLARVGGIDPLIGRDKELERTIQVLCRRRKNNPLLVGESGVGKTAIAEGLAWRIVQGDVPEVMADCTLYSLDIGSLLAGTKYRGDFEKRFKALLKQLEQDSNSILFIDEIHTIIGAGAASGGQVDAANLIKPLLSSGRIRVIGSTTYQEFSNIFEKDRALARRFQKIDITEPSIDETVQILTGLKPKYEAHHDVRYTARAVRAAVELSVKYINDRHLPDKAIDVIDEAGARCRLLPVSKRRKTVNVADIESVVARIARVPEKSISASDRDTLKNLGDRLKMLVFGQDNAIEALTEAIKMSRAGLGHEHKPVGSFLFAGPTGVGKTEVTVQLAKSLGIELLRFDMSEYMERHTVSRLIGAPPGYVGYDQGGLLTDAVIKHPHAVLLLDEIEKAHPDVFNLLLQVMDNGTLTDNNGRKADFRNVVLVMTTNAGVRETERKSIGLIQQDNSTDAMEEIKKIFTPEFRNRLDNIIWFESLTTEVIHQVVDKFIVELQAQLDAKGVSLEVAQEARDWLADKGYDRAMGARPMARVIQDNLKKPLANELLFGSLVNGGQVTVTLNKPEDRLEYDFQSAQKHKAEAAH; from the coding sequence ATGCTCAATCAAGAACTGGAACTCAGTTTAAATATGGCTTTCGCCAGAGCGCGCGAGCACCGACATGAGTTTATGACCGTCGAGCATCTGTTGCTGGCGTTACTCAGCAACCCATCGGCCCGGGAGGCGCTGGAAGCCTGTTCCGTGGATCTGGTGGCGCTACGGCAGGAACTCGAAGCCTTCATCGAACAAACCACCCCGGTGCTGCCGGAAAGCGTGGAAGAGCGAGATACCCAGCCGACACTCAGCTTTCAGCGAGTGCTGCAGCGGGCAGTATTCCACGTTCAGTCTTCCGGACGCAGCGAGGTGACTGGCGCCAATGTACTGGTTGCCATCTTTAGCGAGCAGGAGTCCCAGGCGGCCTATCTGCTGCGCAAACACGAAGTCAGCCGTCTCGACGTGGTGAATTTTATTTCGCACGGTACGCGCAAAGACGAACCTAACCAAAGCGGAAACTCAGCGGAGAATCCGGTCAATGATGAGCAGGCAGGCGGGGAGGAGCGCATGGAGAACTTCACCACCAATCTCAATCAGCTTGCCCGGGTGGGCGGTATCGACCCGCTGATCGGCCGTGATAAGGAGCTGGAGCGTACCATCCAGGTGCTGTGCCGCCGCCGTAAGAATAACCCGCTGCTGGTAGGGGAGTCTGGCGTAGGTAAGACCGCCATCGCCGAAGGGCTTGCCTGGCGTATCGTCCAGGGCGATGTGCCGGAAGTCATGGCCGATTGTACGCTCTATTCGCTGGATATTGGTTCGCTGCTGGCTGGCACCAAATATCGTGGCGACTTTGAAAAACGCTTTAAGGCGCTGCTTAAGCAACTGGAGCAGGATAGCAACAGTATCCTGTTTATCGATGAGATTCACACCATCATCGGCGCAGGCGCTGCTTCTGGCGGCCAGGTGGATGCCGCTAACCTGATTAAACCGCTGCTGTCCAGCGGTAGAATTCGGGTGATTGGTTCCACCACCTATCAGGAATTCAGCAATATCTTTGAAAAGGATCGTGCGCTGGCGCGTCGTTTCCAGAAGATCGATATTACCGAGCCGTCCATTGATGAGACGGTGCAGATCCTGACCGGCCTGAAGCCGAAGTACGAAGCTCACCACGATGTGCGCTACACCGCGCGAGCGGTACGGGCCGCTGTGGAGCTGTCGGTGAAATACATCAACGATCGTCACCTGCCGGACAAGGCTATCGATGTGATTGATGAGGCGGGGGCGCGCTGCCGTCTGTTGCCGGTTAGTAAGCGTCGTAAAACCGTGAACGTGGCGGATATCGAGTCGGTTGTGGCCCGCATCGCCAGAGTTCCGGAGAAAAGCATCTCCGCCAGCGATCGCGATACCCTGAAAAACCTGGGCGATCGTCTGAAGATGCTGGTCTTTGGTCAGGACAACGCTATCGAGGCGCTGACCGAGGCGATCAAGATGAGCCGTGCCGGTCTGGGCCACGAACATAAGCCAGTAGGCTCTTTCCTGTTTGCCGGTCCGACCGGGGTCGGGAAAACCGAGGTCACGGTGCAGCTTGCCAAATCGCTGGGCATTGAACTATTGCGCTTCGATATGTCGGAATATATGGAGCGCCACACCGTCAGTCGTCTGATCGGTGCGCCCCCGGGTTACGTGGGTTACGATCAGGGTGGACTGCTGACCGACGCGGTGATTAAACATCCCCATGCGGTACTGCTGCTCGATGAGATCGAAAAAGCGCATCCGGATGTCTTTAACCTGCTGCTACAGGTGATGGATAACGGGACTCTGACCGATAATAATGGGCGCAAGGCGGATTTCCGCAATGTGGTACTGGTGATGACCACCAACGCCGGGGTGCGTGAAACCGAGCGTAAATCCATCGGCCTGATTCAGCAGGACAACAGTACCGATGCGATGGAGGAGATCAAAAAGATCTTTACGCCGGAGTTTCGCAACCGTCTGGACAACATTATCTGGTTCGAGAGTCTGACGACTGAGGTGATCCACCAGGTAGTCGACAAGTTTATTGTCGAGCTCCAGGCCCAGTTGGATGCGAAAGGCGTTTCGCTGGAAGTGGCGCAGGAAGCCCGCGACTGGCTGGCGGATAAAGGCTATGACCGCGCCATGGGCGCGCGTCCAATGGCTCGTGTGATTCAGGACAACCTGAAGAAGCCGCTGGCCAACGAGCTGCTGTTCGGTTCGCTGGTGAACGGCGGACAGGTCACGGTAACGCTTAATAAGCCGGAAGACCGGCTGGAATATGATTTCCAGAGCGCACAGAAGCACAAGGCGGAAGCGGCGCACTAA
- the infA gene encoding translation initiation factor IF-1: protein MAKEDNIEMQGTVLDTLPNTMFRVELENGHVVTAHISGKMRKNYIRILTGDKVTVELTPYDLSKGRIVFRSR from the coding sequence ATGGCCAAAGAAGACAATATTGAAATGCAGGGCACCGTTCTGGACACGCTGCCTAACACCATGTTTCGCGTAGAGCTGGAAAACGGTCACGTCGTTACCGCGCATATCTCCGGTAAAATGCGTAAAAACTATATCCGTATTCTGACGGGTGACAAAGTGACTGTGGAACTGACTCCGTACGACCTGAGCAAAGGCCGCATTGTCTTCCGTAGTCGCTAA
- the aat gene encoding leucyl/phenylalanyl-tRNA--protein transferase — translation MRLVQLSRHILDFPSPEAALREPNGLLALGGDLSPARLMLAYRRGIFPWYSPGDPILWWSPDPRAVLDPREFHVSRSFRRFLNHTNFRVTLNHDFAGVIDGCASQREEGTWITPEVSVAWQQLHQLGHAHSVEVWQDDRLVGGLYGVALGALFCGESMFSRRENASKTALFHFCRYFLARGGCLIDCQVLNAHTASLGAKEIPRSLYLRLLENLYPQQPDLRCWLPQTLLPCRI, via the coding sequence ATGCGTCTGGTTCAGCTTTCCCGCCATATCCTCGACTTCCCGTCGCCGGAAGCGGCGCTACGCGAACCCAACGGCCTGCTGGCGCTGGGCGGCGATCTCAGTCCGGCGCGCCTGATGCTGGCCTACCGACGCGGCATTTTCCCCTGGTATTCGCCAGGGGATCCCATTTTGTGGTGGTCCCCCGATCCGCGAGCCGTGCTGGACCCCCGGGAGTTCCACGTCAGCCGCAGCTTTCGCCGCTTTTTAAATCATACCAACTTTCGGGTAACGCTGAACCACGACTTCGCTGGCGTGATCGACGGCTGTGCCAGCCAACGCGAAGAAGGCACCTGGATTACTCCGGAAGTCAGCGTGGCCTGGCAGCAGCTACATCAGTTAGGCCATGCCCATTCGGTGGAGGTCTGGCAGGACGATCGACTGGTTGGCGGACTCTATGGCGTGGCGCTGGGGGCGCTGTTCTGCGGTGAGTCGATGTTCAGCCGCCGGGAAAATGCCTCTAAAACCGCCCTGTTCCACTTCTGTCGCTATTTTTTAGCCCGCGGCGGTTGCCTTATCGACTGCCAGGTTCTGAATGCTCACACGGCCTCTCTGGGCGCCAAAGAGATCCCCCGTAGCCTCTATCTGCGGCTGCTGGAAAACCTTTATCCACAACAACCGGACCTGCGCTGCTGGCTTCCCCAGACACTTTTGCCCTGTAGGATTTAA
- the cydC gene encoding heme ABC transporter ATP-binding protein/permease CydC: MRALLPWLGLFRRHKWRLTLGILLAVVTLLASIGLLTLSGWFLSASALAGLAGLQTFNYMLPAAGVRGAAITRTAGRYFERLVSHDATFRILQHLRVTLFSRLLPLSPGGLRRFRQGDLLNRLVADVDALDHLYLRVISPLVGALVVIILVTFGLSWVNLTLALTLGGIMLLTLLLLPPLFWRAGRPIGESLTHLRGEYRQQLIAWLHGQAELSLFGASQRWRDEMTDTEQRWLDAQRRQAGLTALSQSLMLLIGGLTMLLILWLAGAGVGSQQPPGALIALFVFCALAAFEALAPITGAFQHLGQTIASALRLSQVTEQKPTVTFPDAPTTPPNQPSLNLENVSFAWPEQQRNALESVSLQVAPGEHIAILGRTGCGKSTLLSLLTRASDPDSGEIRLGERLLRDYDEASLRAAISVVPQRPWLFSATLRDNLLLASPQADDETLSAILTRVGLAGLLQDQGLNAWLGEGGRQLSGGELRRLGIARALLHNAPLVLMDEPTEGLDAATERQILALLRDLCADKTLLMVTHRLHGLSAFDRIVVMDDGHIVEQGSHETLLASGGRYTQFHRRLQAMI, encoded by the coding sequence ATGCGCGCGCTACTGCCCTGGCTTGGCCTGTTCCGCCGTCATAAATGGCGCCTGACGTTAGGCATTTTACTGGCCGTGGTGACGCTACTGGCCAGCATCGGCCTGTTGACCCTTTCCGGCTGGTTTCTTTCCGCCTCGGCGCTGGCCGGTCTTGCCGGGCTTCAGACCTTTAACTACATGCTGCCCGCTGCGGGCGTGCGAGGCGCGGCCATTACCCGTACCGCCGGGCGCTACTTTGAACGTCTGGTCAGCCATGACGCGACCTTCCGCATTCTGCAACACCTGAGGGTAACCCTGTTCAGCCGCCTGCTGCCGCTCTCGCCCGGTGGTCTGCGCCGCTTCCGCCAGGGAGATCTCCTGAATCGCCTGGTCGCGGATGTCGACGCGCTGGATCATCTCTATCTACGGGTCATCTCACCGCTGGTCGGCGCGCTGGTCGTGATTATTCTGGTTACCTTCGGCCTGAGCTGGGTGAATCTGACCCTGGCGCTCACCCTCGGGGGCATTATGCTGCTAACGCTGCTGCTGTTGCCGCCGCTGTTCTGGCGCGCCGGGCGTCCGATTGGCGAATCTCTGACTCATCTGCGCGGCGAATATCGTCAGCAGCTTATCGCCTGGTTGCACGGACAGGCGGAGCTGTCGTTGTTTGGCGCCAGCCAGCGCTGGCGCGATGAAATGACCGATACCGAGCAGCGCTGGCTTGACGCCCAACGCCGCCAGGCCGGGCTTACCGCGCTGTCCCAGAGTCTGATGCTGCTGATCGGCGGTCTGACCATGCTGCTGATTTTGTGGCTTGCCGGGGCGGGCGTCGGCAGCCAACAGCCTCCTGGCGCGCTGATTGCCCTGTTTGTCTTCTGCGCGTTGGCGGCCTTTGAAGCCCTGGCCCCCATCACCGGCGCCTTCCAGCACCTGGGGCAGACCATTGCTTCCGCCCTGCGCCTCTCTCAGGTGACGGAACAGAAGCCAACGGTCACCTTTCCGGACGCTCCGACCACGCCGCCGAACCAGCCTTCCCTGAATCTGGAAAATGTCAGCTTCGCCTGGCCGGAACAGCAGCGCAATGCGCTGGAGTCAGTCTCGCTACAGGTCGCTCCCGGCGAGCATATTGCCATTCTGGGGCGGACCGGCTGCGGGAAATCCACGCTGCTAAGCTTACTCACGCGAGCCAGCGATCCCGATAGCGGGGAAATTCGTCTGGGCGAACGCCTACTGCGTGATTACGACGAAGCCAGCCTACGGGCGGCCATCAGCGTCGTTCCCCAGCGCCCCTGGCTGTTCAGCGCCACCCTGCGCGATAACCTGCTGCTCGCCAGCCCTCAGGCTGATGACGAAACCCTGTCCGCCATATTGACCCGCGTCGGGCTGGCAGGACTGCTACAGGACCAGGGACTCAACGCCTGGCTCGGTGAAGGGGGCCGCCAGCTGTCCGGCGGCGAACTACGGCGTCTGGGCATCGCCCGTGCGCTGCTGCATAATGCGCCGCTGGTGCTAATGGACGAACCGACAGAGGGACTGGATGCCGCCACCGAGCGCCAGATCCTGGCTCTACTGCGCGACCTTTGCGCCGACAAAACGCTACTGATGGTGACTCATCGCCTGCACGGCTTGTCGGCTTTCGACCGTATTGTGGTGATGGATGACGGGCATATTGTCGAGCAGGGCTCCCACGAGACACTGCTGGCCAGCGGTGGACGCTACACGCAGTTTCATCGCCGTCTCCAGGCTATGATTTAA
- the cydD gene encoding heme ABC transporter permease/ATP-binding protein CydD, with protein sequence MKKTRQQELSRWLKQQSAPSRRWLNLSRLLGVISGLLIVAQAWLLARLLDHMIVGAIPSEALLLPFALLLLVLILRAWVAWLREKVGFQAGLHIRRQIRHRVLDRLQQAGPAWIQGKPAGSWATLILEQVEDMHDYYARYLPQMALATTIPLLIVLAILPSNWAAALILLGTAPLIPLFMAMVGMGAADANRRNFLALSRLSGHFLDRLRGMETLRLFNRGAAETDNIRHASEDFRSRTMEVLRLAFLSSGVLEFFASLSIALVAVYFGFSYLGELNFGHYGTGVTLFSGFLTLILAPEFFQPLRDLGTFYHAKAQAIGAADSLQQFMDSPQHAPEHGTRTLNSEGALNLEARDLVVLSPTGARLAGPLNFTLNAGARVALVGQSGAGKSSLLNLLSGFLPYEGSLTVNGIELRELDPDSLRARLSWLGQNPRLPGRTLRDNILLADPTDETRLKQAIDDAYVSEFLTQLPHGLDSELGENAASLSVGQAQRVALARALIVPCGLLLLDEPVASLDAHSEELVMAALERAARRQTTLMVTHQLDVLQTWDDIWVMQEGRIVQQGNWQRLAQEEGPFARLLAHRQEEI encoded by the coding sequence ATGAAAAAGACCCGTCAACAAGAGCTTAGCCGCTGGCTGAAGCAACAGAGCGCTCCCTCCCGACGCTGGCTTAACCTTTCACGTCTGCTGGGCGTTATCAGCGGCCTGTTAATCGTGGCCCAGGCCTGGCTGCTGGCCCGCCTGCTCGACCATATGATCGTCGGCGCAATTCCCTCGGAAGCGCTCCTTTTGCCTTTTGCGCTTTTGCTATTGGTGCTGATCCTGCGCGCCTGGGTGGCCTGGTTGCGCGAAAAAGTCGGCTTCCAGGCAGGGCTCCATATTCGTCGCCAGATTCGCCACAGGGTGCTGGATCGTCTGCAGCAGGCTGGACCGGCCTGGATACAGGGCAAACCGGCCGGAAGCTGGGCCACGCTCATCCTTGAGCAGGTCGAGGATATGCACGATTACTACGCCCGCTATCTGCCGCAGATGGCGCTGGCAACGACGATTCCGTTGCTGATTGTGCTGGCGATTCTGCCCTCAAACTGGGCCGCCGCGTTAATTCTGCTGGGTACCGCGCCGCTAATCCCGCTGTTTATGGCGATGGTCGGCATGGGGGCCGCCGATGCTAACCGCCGTAACTTCCTGGCGCTGTCGCGTCTGAGCGGTCATTTTCTCGATCGCCTGCGCGGTATGGAGACCCTGCGCCTGTTTAACCGCGGCGCGGCCGAAACCGACAATATTCGCCACGCCTCTGAAGATTTTCGCAGCCGTACCATGGAGGTGCTGCGTCTGGCGTTCCTCTCGTCCGGCGTGCTGGAGTTCTTCGCCTCGCTCTCTATCGCCCTGGTGGCGGTCTACTTCGGTTTCTCTTACCTGGGGGAGCTCAACTTCGGCCATTACGGCACTGGTGTAACCCTGTTTTCCGGCTTTCTGACGCTGATCCTGGCGCCGGAGTTTTTCCAGCCGCTGCGCGATCTGGGCACCTTCTATCACGCCAAAGCCCAGGCGATCGGCGCTGCAGATAGCCTGCAGCAGTTTATGGATTCGCCGCAGCACGCCCCCGAGCACGGTACTCGTACTCTCAATAGCGAAGGCGCCCTTAACCTGGAAGCCCGCGATCTGGTCGTGCTTTCTCCCACCGGCGCACGACTGGCCGGCCCCCTGAACTTTACCCTGAACGCCGGGGCCCGGGTGGCGCTGGTTGGCCAGAGCGGTGCCGGGAAAAGCTCATTACTGAATCTGTTGTCCGGTTTTCTTCCCTATGAAGGTTCCCTGACCGTTAACGGTATTGAACTGCGCGAGCTGGACCCCGACAGCCTGCGCGCCAGACTGAGCTGGCTGGGGCAGAACCCGCGCCTGCCGGGCCGGACCCTGCGCGATAATATTCTGCTGGCCGATCCCACTGACGAAACGCGCCTGAAACAGGCGATTGACGATGCATACGTCAGTGAATTTCTGACCCAGTTACCTCACGGGCTGGACAGCGAACTGGGGGAAAACGCCGCCAGCCTGTCAGTAGGTCAGGCCCAGCGCGTGGCGCTGGCGCGAGCGCTGATCGTCCCCTGCGGTCTGTTGCTGCTGGACGAACCCGTCGCCAGTCTGGACGCCCACAGCGAAGAGCTGGTGATGGCGGCACTCGAGCGGGCCGCACGGCGTCAGACCACCCTGATGGTCACCCACCAGCTCGACGTCCTACAGACCTGGGATGACATTTGGGTGATGCAGGAGGGCCGGATAGTGCAACAGGGAAACTGGCAACGGCTTGCTCAGGAAGAGGGCCCCTTTGCCCGCCTGCTGGCTCATCGACAGGAGGAAATTTAA
- the trxB gene encoding thioredoxin-disulfide reductase, whose amino-acid sequence MATAKHSRLLILGSGPAGYTAAVYAARANLNPVLITGMEKGGQLTTTTEVENWPGDPSGLTGPLLMERMHEHAEKFDTEILFDHISKVDLQNRPFRLTGDSGEYTCDALIIATGASARYLGLPSEEAYKGRGVSACATCDGFFYRNQKVAVIGGGNTAVEEALYLSNIASEVHLIHRRDSFRAEKILIKRLMDKVENGNIILHTDRTLDEVTGDEMGVTGLRLLDTKDPQHSEELEVMGLFVAIGHSPNTGIFDGQLDLENGYIKVQSGSQGNATQTSIPGVFAAGDVMDHIYRQAITSAGTGCMAALDAERYLDGLADKA is encoded by the coding sequence ATGGCCACAGCGAAACATTCCCGGCTGCTGATTCTGGGCTCTGGCCCGGCGGGTTATACCGCCGCCGTCTATGCCGCCCGAGCCAATCTGAATCCGGTACTGATTACCGGTATGGAAAAAGGCGGTCAGCTTACCACCACCACCGAGGTGGAAAACTGGCCCGGCGATCCCAGCGGTCTGACCGGCCCTCTGTTGATGGAGCGTATGCATGAACACGCTGAGAAATTCGACACTGAAATTCTCTTCGACCACATCAGCAAGGTGGATCTGCAGAACCGTCCGTTCCGCCTGACTGGCGACAGCGGCGAATACACCTGCGACGCGCTGATTATCGCCACCGGCGCCTCTGCCCGTTACCTGGGTCTGCCCTCTGAAGAGGCCTATAAGGGACGCGGCGTTTCCGCCTGTGCGACCTGCGATGGCTTTTTCTACCGCAACCAGAAAGTCGCTGTCATCGGCGGCGGTAACACGGCCGTGGAAGAGGCGCTGTATCTGTCGAACATCGCTTCCGAGGTGCATCTGATCCATCGCCGCGATAGCTTCCGCGCCGAGAAGATCCTGATCAAACGCCTGATGGATAAAGTGGAGAACGGTAATATTATCCTCCACACCGATCGCACGCTCGACGAAGTCACCGGCGATGAAATGGGCGTCACTGGTCTACGCCTGCTTGATACCAAAGATCCACAGCACAGCGAAGAGCTTGAAGTGATGGGCCTGTTCGTGGCTATCGGCCACAGCCCCAACACAGGGATCTTCGACGGGCAGTTGGATCTGGAAAATGGCTACATCAAGGTGCAGTCCGGTAGCCAGGGTAACGCCACCCAGACCAGCATCCCCGGCGTATTCGCCGCAGGGGACGTGATGGACCATATCTATCGCCAGGCCATTACCTCTGCCGGTACCGGCTGTATGGCCGCGCTGGACGCAGAGCGCTATCTGGATGGGCTGGCCGATAAAGCCTGA